TGATGGAAATCCGCAATATTGCAACAGAAGTTACCAGCCGGGGGCACCAGTACTCCAGTAAAGTGATCACCCAAAAGCAAGTGAAAGCCCGCGATGATATCGCATTGCGTCTGGGGGTGCGTCATGACACCACAGTCTACTTTACCCAAATTGTCCATTACGAAAACAGCGTCCCGATTCAGCTCGAAGAACGCTGGGTTAATCCGTATTTTGCGCCGGACTACATCCAGCAGGATTTTACGACACAAACGCCGAATGAATACCTGATGCAGACATGCCCGCTCAGTGACATCGAGCATACTGTTGAGGCCATCCTGCCGCCGCCTCACATCAGTGAGCTGCTTGAAATGACTGAAGCATCTCCTTGTCTGCTCCTGAATCGCCGTACCTGGAGCAGTACAAATCTGATCAGCACTGCCCTGCTCTACCATCCGGGCGACAAATACAAACTCAGTTCCAGAACCCGGGTGGGATAACCTGCCACTTCAGCCCGGAACACAGCATACAAAGTCTCCTATCTCTGCTATCTGACTGATTACAAAGCCTGAATGTCGTATTCAGGCTTTTTTGTATACCTCACGCATGTCTTCTTTCACTGACAACAAACACTGCATTCTCAACAGCTGTTAATAGAATCATTCAATATTGATCACATTTTTATTACATGACGTCTTGAGTTTTATCGCATTTCAGACTTTAATTTGTATATACATAAACAACCCCAAGAGATGCAGCTCAATGGAACGCATTCTGACCAATCTCAAACTTGTCACGATGGCACCGGAACACGGTTATCAGGTCATTGATAACGCGATGGTGATCATTCGTCAGGGCAAGATCAGCTATGCGGGATCATATCAGGCGGACCAGCTCAACTATGCAGAGCGTCAGGCTGAGATTATCGATTGCCGGCAAGCACTGGTCACACCGGGATTCATCGACTGCCACACGCATCTTGTCTTTGCAGGCAATCGTGCCAATGAATTCGAACAGCGTCTGAACGGCGTGCCTTATGAAGACATTGCCAAAGCCGGCGGCGGTATTTTGTCTACCGTACGGGCCACCCGGGAAGCAACCGAAGACGAGTTGTTCGACTCAGCCATGGAACGTCTGGCTGGCCTGAAACGTGACGGTGTCACTACAGTGGAAATCAAATCCGGCTATGGCCTGACCTCAGAAGATGAACTGAAGATGCTGCGTGTTGCCCGTCGTATCGGTGAACAGGCAGATATCAAAGTCTCCACCACCCTGCTGGCGGCCCATGCACTGCCACCAGAATTCGCAGGCCGCAGTGATGCTTACATTGACTTAGTGTGCGATGAAATCATTCCGGCTGCAGCGCAGGAGAATCTGGCTGATGCAGTCGATGTGTTCTGCGAAGGCATCGGGTTCTCCCCTGCGCAATGCGAACGTGTTTTCAATGCTGCAATCAAACACGGCCTGATGATCAAAGGCCACACCGAGCAGCTGTCGAATCTGGGCGGGAGTGCATTAGCCGCCGAAATGGGCGCCAAGTCAGTCGACCATATTGAATATCTGGATGAAGCGGGTGTGGAAGCACTGGCGAAACACAACACGGTCGCGACGCTTCTGCCGGGTGCCTTCTATTTCCTGCGTGAAACCCAGCAGCCGCCTGTCGCGTTGTTAAGGGAAAAAGGTGTGCCGATGGCAATTTCCACCGATTTCAATCCGGGGACGTCTCCGATTGCTTCCCTGAAAACCATGATGAACATGGCCTGTACCTTCTTCCGTCTGACCCCTGAAGAATGTCTGCGGGGCGTAACCGCCAATGCGGCACAGGCACTGGGACGGAGTGAAACATGCGGGCAAATCCGCGAAGGCATGGCTGCTGATCTGGCACTGTGGCGCGTCGGTTCTCCTGCAGAACTGTCTTATCGCATGGGCGTACCGGATTTGATTGCCCGTGTCGTTGACGGCGAATTCTTTTATCAACCTGAAAATCAGTAACAGGAGGCTGTATGCCGATTGATATGAGTGTCTGGCAAGGCCGCAGTGATCCTGAAGACGGCAACAAAGGTCTGCGCTGGCACGAAAAAGTCCAGCCTGCCGACAACGCAAATGACAGCGGCATCATGCTGCTGGGCTTTGCCTGCGATGAAGGGGTATCCCGCAACAAGGGCCGTACCGGCGCCTATGATGCCCCGGTTGCCATTCGCCGTGCGCTGGCCAATCTGGCCTGGCACCACGAAGGCCCGGTGTATGACGGTGGCAACATCAGTTGCGACGACAGCAATCTGGAACTGGCACAACATCGCCTGTCCGAAGATGTCAGCCGTGCCCTGCGTCAGAAGCACAAAGTAATTGTGTTTGGCGGCGGCCATGAAGTGGCCTGGGGATCGTTTCAGGGCATCGGTAACTACCTGCTGCAAAAACAGCATGTTGCGACAGAAGGTAACGACGAAGCACCACGCATTGGCATCATTAACTTCGATGCCCACTTTGACCTGCGCAACCCGCCGGGTGGTCAGCAGTCCCAAAAAGGCAGCTCTGGCACACCTTTTCATCAGGCGGCCCGCTTTTGTGAAGTGCATAACTGGCCGTTCAAATACGCTTGTCTGGGCCTGGCACGGACCAGCAATACAGAAGCGCTCTATGAAAAAGCAGACCGGCTGGGCGTGTTTTACAAAGATGACCATGAACTGAACTATCAGAAGATTGAACAGACACTGGTCGAACTGCAGCGTTTCATTGATCAGTGTGACTACCTCTATCTGACCATTGATCTGGATGTGTTCCCTGCCTCAGTGGCACCGGGCGTCAGCGCCCCGGCCGCCCGCGGCGTGCCGTTCGACATCGTAGAAATGCTGCTCGAACCGATTTTAAAAGCCAGAACCCCGAAAGGTGAATCGAAGATCCTGGTCGCGGATCTGGCTGAGTACAACCCTCGATTTGATATTGATAATCAAACTGCACGGTTAGCTGCACGGCTGGCCTGGACTATCGCCCGCGCGATTCGTTAATCGAAGAGCGGCAAGGAGAGCAAAATGACACAACATAATTCACGACTGGATACCACCCGTACCATCAAGGCGCCAACCGGCACGACGCTGAATGCCAAGTCATGGCTGACAGAAGCTCCACTGCGCATGCTGATGAACAACCTGCATCCGGATGTCGCTGAACACCCGCATTCACTGGTGGTTTACGGTGGTATTGGCCGTGCAGCCCGTAACTGGGAATGTTATGACAAAATTGTTGAAGTTCTGAAGCGTCTGGAAGACGACGAAACGCTGCTGGTTCAGTCCGGTAAACCTGTGGGTGTGTTCAAAACACATAGCAACGCACCACGTGTCCTGATCGCAAACTCGAACATCGTGCCACACTGGGCAAACTGGGAGCACTTCAACGAGCTGGATAAAAAAGGCCTGATGATGTACGGCCAGATGACTGCGGGCAGCTGGATCTACATCGGCTCTCAGGGCATCGTGCAGGGCACTTACGAAACTTTCGTTGCGATGGCACGCCAGCACTTTAACGGTGATGCTTCCGGTCGCTGGATCCTGACCGGTGGTCTGGGCGGTATGGGTGGCGCTCAGCCGCTGGCAGCAACCATGGCAGGTTTCTCTATGGTTGCCGTCGAGTGTGACGAATCCCGTATCGATTACCGCCTGCGTACCGGTTATGTCGACTGTAAAGCAACGACGCTGGATGAAGCACTGGCAATTATTGAAGAAGCAAAACAAACCGGTAAGCCTGTGTCTGTTGGCCTGCTGGGCAATGCCGCTGACGTTTTCCCTGAGCTGGTGAAACGCGGTATCGTACCAGACTGTACGACAGACCAAACCTCTGCCCACGATCCGCTGAATGGTTACCTGCCACAAGGCTGGACCATGGCACACGCGGCAGAAATGCGCCAGAAAGACGAAGCTGCCGTTGTGAAAGCAGCCAAACAATCCATGGCGGTTCAGGTTCAGGCGATGCTGGACTTACAAAAAGCAGGTTCTGCAACCGTCGACTACGGTAACAACATCCGTCAGATGGCGCTGGAAGAAGGCGTTGAAAACGCATTTGATTTCCCTGGATTTGTACCGGCTTACATCCGTCCGCTGTTCTGTGAAGGTGTTGGTCCGTTCCGTTGGGCTGCCCTGTCCGGCGACCCGGAAGACATCTACAAAACCGATCAGAAAGTCAAAGAGCTGATCCCGGATAACCCGCACCTGCACAACTGGCTGGACATGGCGCGCGAGCGTATCCAGTTCCAGGGACTGCCGGCGCGTATCTGCTGGGTCGGCCTGAAAGACCGTGCCCGTCTGGGTCTGGCATTCAACGAAATGGTCCGTAACGGCGAGCTGAAAGCCCCGATCGTAATTGGCCGTGACCACCTGGATTCAGGTTCTGTTTCCAGCCCGAACCGCGAAACTGAAGGAATGATGGACGGTTCAGACACCGTATCCGACTGGCCGCTGCTGAATGCCCTGCTGAACACCGCTTCCGGTGCAACCTGGGTATCTCTGCACCATGGTGGTGGTGTGGGTATGGGCTTCTCCCAGCATTCAGGTATGGTGATCGTCTGTGACGGTACCGACGAAGCTGAAGAGCGTATCCGCCGCGTTCTGCGCAACGACCCGGGTACAGGTGTGATGCGTCACGCAGACGCTGGCTACGACATTGCGATCAACTGTGCCAAAGAGCAGGGCCTGGATCTGCCAATGATCACTGACAAATAATTTCGAGCAGGAACAATGACTATGTATCAATTAGAAATCATCCCGGGAAAACTGAATCTGAAGCAGCTGCGTGAAGTGAGCCGCAACCCGGTGAAATTGTCTCTGCATGACTCAGCGCTGGCAGGCATGAAAGCCAGCACTGAAGCGGTTGAAAAGATCATTCGTGAAGACCGCGTGGTTTACGGTATCAACACCGGGTTTGGTCTGCTGGCCAACACGCGGATCGCAGTGGAAGATCTGGAAACCCTGCAACGCAGTATCGTCCTGTCACATGCAGCCGGTATTGGCGAATTCATGGATGACGCGACTGTCCGTCTGATGATGGTACTGAAAATCAACAGTCTGTCCCGTGGCTTCTCCGGCATCCGCCCTGAAGTCGTCAATGCCCTGATCACTCTGGTCAACGCTGAAGTGTATCCTTGCATTCCGAAAAAAGGCTCTGTCGGTGCATCCGGTGACCTGGCGCCACTGGCACACATGAGTACTGTTCTGCTTGGCGAAGGTCAGGCACGTTACCATGGTGAGATCATTTCAGGCGCTCAGGCACTCAAAGCTGCGGGTCTGGAGCCGATTGTCCTGGCACCGAAAGAAGGTCTGGCCCTGCTGAACGGTACGCAAGCCTCGACTGCCTTTGCACTGGAAGGTCTGTTTGCCGCAGAGGATCTGTTCTCTGCAGCGACCGTATGCGGCGCAATGTCTGTCGATGCAGCACTGGGCAGCCGTCGTCCGTTTGACCCGCGTATTCACAGCGTTCGTGGTCATCGCAGCCAGATGGATGCCGCCGCAGCCTACCGTCATATGCTGGATCACCGCAGTGAAATCGGTGACTCGCACGTCGACTGTGAGAAAGTGCAGGATCCGTATTCCCTGCGCTGTCAGCCACAGGTGATGGGTGCCTGCCTGCAGCAAATCCGTCAGGCCGCCGAAGTGCTTCTGGTCGAGTCCAACGCGGTTTCTGACAACCCGCTGGTCTTTGCGGAAGATGATGACATTATCTCCGGCGGTAACTTCCATGCAGAACCAGTCGCCATGGCAGCTGATAACCTGGCGCTGGCAATTGCTGAAATCGGCAGCCTGTCTGAGCGACGCATGGCGCTGTTGATTGACAGTGCACTGAGCAAACTGCCACCGTTCCTGGTGGACAATGGCGGCGTGAACTCAGGGTTCATGATTGCTCAGGTGACGTCTGCAGCTCTGGCAAGCGAGAACAAAACCCTCGCCCACCCGGCTTCGGTTGACAGCCTGCCAACCTCGGCAAACCAGGAAGACCACGTCTCAATGGCTACTTTTGCCGGTCGCCGTCTGGCGGACATGGCTGAAAACACCCGCGGTATTCTGGCGGTTGAACTGCTGGCTGCGGCGCAAGGGCTGGATTTCCGTTCACCGAGAAAGAGCTCCGGACGAATCGAAGAAGCCAAAGATCGTCTGCGTGAGCGCGTCAGCTTCTATGATAAAGACCGCTACTTCGCGCCTGATATCGAGAAAGCCAATGCGCTGCTGCTTGAAGCCAGCTATAACAATCTGATGCCTGAAGCACTCCTGCCAAGTGTATAAGTCAGACAAAGGTTAAAAACGAAGCCGGGATTATCCCGGCTTTCTTTTTGCCAGAACCCAAAATCATACACTGCCTTTCCCATTCATCTGGCTTCATTTTTCTTGTCCTGCGCGTAACCATCACTACACCATTCCCACAAAGATAACCCGCCACGTCAGAGAATCCAGGTCATTCCTATTTTTGCAAAGCCAATTGCCTGTTTTTGCTCTTTAATCAGTAGAAACACAAGAAATAGTCTAAGCTGTGATGAGGTAGAGCCGGGGCAACTGATATAAATCAAAGAGAATGAATCGCATCAGGCCATAATAGCCGGTAACTGTCAGCGAATACGTGGCAGGCTAACCTGTGCCCCTACAGATTTGGCGTCACTGTCTTTTAAATTCAGTCCGATTGGACTGTGTTGTTCCGTTATTTGATTTGTACCCAAACTGGTTTGTACCCGGAGGATGCTATGTGGCAAGCGATTTCCGATCAGCTTTCAGACGTACTCGAACACCCCTTTACAATCCGAGAGCGGGATACCCTCCCCGGCGGGGATGTGAACGACTGCTACTGCATCAGCGACGGGGACCAGAGGTACTTCATTAAACTCAACGACAAAGAACACCTGCCCGTCTTTGAGGCCGAAGCAGAAAGTCTCCGCCTGTTAAATGAAACCGGTTTTGTCACCGTCCCTGTCAGCCGGTATATGGGGGTCAGCCGGGACAAGGCTTTTCTGGTGCTGGATTTCATGCCCATGAAAAGTATGGATACCGAAGCTGCACATACTCTGGGGCAGCAACTGGCGCATTTACATCAATGGGGGGAACAGCCTGAATATGGCTTCGATATGGACAATTTTATTGGTCTGACCCCTCAGCCCAACCAATGGCGGCGAAAATGGTGCCGTTTCTTTGCCGAACAACGCATTGCCTGGCAGCTTCAGCTCTGTGAAGAAAAAGGCATGGAGTTCGGCAATATTGATGTCATCACCGGAAATGTGATTGAAATCCTGTCCGCCCGCCAGCCCAAACCTTCCCTGCTGCACGGCGATTTATGGCATGGCAATACTGCCCTGAGTGTCGACGGCCCGGTCATTTTCGATCCGGCCAGTTACTGGGGAGACCGGGAATGCGACATTGCCATGACAGAGCTTTTCGGTGGCTTTCCTGAAAGCTTTTACAATGGCTATCAGTCGGTCTTTCCGCTGGATGAAGGCTACAGCCAGAGACGGGATTTATACAACCTCTACCATCTGCTGAACCACTGCAACCTCTTCGGTGGTGAATACTTAGATCAGGCCGAACACTGTATCCGTAAACTGGACCTGAACAGCAGGTAATCTCCCGCCGCTCACTGCAATTTGACTACCGTCTTCAGGGCTGAAGTGATAAGGTTCACACTCCTTAAGTTTCACTTCAGCCCAAGACAGGATTCAAATGTTAAAAGCCGCAATCTT
This DNA window, taken from Photobacterium sp. CCB-ST2H9, encodes the following:
- the hutC gene encoding histidine utilization repressor; this translates as MANAPRYQQIKDYLDQKIQSREWPPGHKIPTEIELSEQFEVSRMTANKAIKELVNEGFLERTPRLGTFVCNKKAESPLMEIRNIATEVTSRGHQYSSKVITQKQVKARDDIALRLGVRHDTTVYFTQIVHYENSVPIQLEERWVNPYFAPDYIQQDFTTQTPNEYLMQTCPLSDIEHTVEAILPPPHISELLEMTEASPCLLLNRRTWSSTNLISTALLYHPGDKYKLSSRTRVG
- the hutI gene encoding imidazolonepropionase: MERILTNLKLVTMAPEHGYQVIDNAMVIIRQGKISYAGSYQADQLNYAERQAEIIDCRQALVTPGFIDCHTHLVFAGNRANEFEQRLNGVPYEDIAKAGGGILSTVRATREATEDELFDSAMERLAGLKRDGVTTVEIKSGYGLTSEDELKMLRVARRIGEQADIKVSTTLLAAHALPPEFAGRSDAYIDLVCDEIIPAAAQENLADAVDVFCEGIGFSPAQCERVFNAAIKHGLMIKGHTEQLSNLGGSALAAEMGAKSVDHIEYLDEAGVEALAKHNTVATLLPGAFYFLRETQQPPVALLREKGVPMAISTDFNPGTSPIASLKTMMNMACTFFRLTPEECLRGVTANAAQALGRSETCGQIREGMAADLALWRVGSPAELSYRMGVPDLIARVVDGEFFYQPENQ
- the hutG gene encoding formimidoylglutamase, which encodes MPIDMSVWQGRSDPEDGNKGLRWHEKVQPADNANDSGIMLLGFACDEGVSRNKGRTGAYDAPVAIRRALANLAWHHEGPVYDGGNISCDDSNLELAQHRLSEDVSRALRQKHKVIVFGGGHEVAWGSFQGIGNYLLQKQHVATEGNDEAPRIGIINFDAHFDLRNPPGGQQSQKGSSGTPFHQAARFCEVHNWPFKYACLGLARTSNTEALYEKADRLGVFYKDDHELNYQKIEQTLVELQRFIDQCDYLYLTIDLDVFPASVAPGVSAPAARGVPFDIVEMLLEPILKARTPKGESKILVADLAEYNPRFDIDNQTARLAARLAWTIARAIR
- the hutU gene encoding urocanate hydratase codes for the protein MTQHNSRLDTTRTIKAPTGTTLNAKSWLTEAPLRMLMNNLHPDVAEHPHSLVVYGGIGRAARNWECYDKIVEVLKRLEDDETLLVQSGKPVGVFKTHSNAPRVLIANSNIVPHWANWEHFNELDKKGLMMYGQMTAGSWIYIGSQGIVQGTYETFVAMARQHFNGDASGRWILTGGLGGMGGAQPLAATMAGFSMVAVECDESRIDYRLRTGYVDCKATTLDEALAIIEEAKQTGKPVSVGLLGNAADVFPELVKRGIVPDCTTDQTSAHDPLNGYLPQGWTMAHAAEMRQKDEAAVVKAAKQSMAVQVQAMLDLQKAGSATVDYGNNIRQMALEEGVENAFDFPGFVPAYIRPLFCEGVGPFRWAALSGDPEDIYKTDQKVKELIPDNPHLHNWLDMARERIQFQGLPARICWVGLKDRARLGLAFNEMVRNGELKAPIVIGRDHLDSGSVSSPNRETEGMMDGSDTVSDWPLLNALLNTASGATWVSLHHGGGVGMGFSQHSGMVIVCDGTDEAEERIRRVLRNDPGTGVMRHADAGYDIAINCAKEQGLDLPMITDK
- the hutH gene encoding histidine ammonia-lyase, with product MYQLEIIPGKLNLKQLREVSRNPVKLSLHDSALAGMKASTEAVEKIIREDRVVYGINTGFGLLANTRIAVEDLETLQRSIVLSHAAGIGEFMDDATVRLMMVLKINSLSRGFSGIRPEVVNALITLVNAEVYPCIPKKGSVGASGDLAPLAHMSTVLLGEGQARYHGEIISGAQALKAAGLEPIVLAPKEGLALLNGTQASTAFALEGLFAAEDLFSAATVCGAMSVDAALGSRRPFDPRIHSVRGHRSQMDAAAAYRHMLDHRSEIGDSHVDCEKVQDPYSLRCQPQVMGACLQQIRQAAEVLLVESNAVSDNPLVFAEDDDIISGGNFHAEPVAMAADNLALAIAEIGSLSERRMALLIDSALSKLPPFLVDNGGVNSGFMIAQVTSAALASENKTLAHPASVDSLPTSANQEDHVSMATFAGRRLADMAENTRGILAVELLAAAQGLDFRSPRKSSGRIEEAKDRLRERVSFYDKDRYFAPDIEKANALLLEASYNNLMPEALLPSV
- a CDS encoding fructosamine kinase family protein → MWQAISDQLSDVLEHPFTIRERDTLPGGDVNDCYCISDGDQRYFIKLNDKEHLPVFEAEAESLRLLNETGFVTVPVSRYMGVSRDKAFLVLDFMPMKSMDTEAAHTLGQQLAHLHQWGEQPEYGFDMDNFIGLTPQPNQWRRKWCRFFAEQRIAWQLQLCEEKGMEFGNIDVITGNVIEILSARQPKPSLLHGDLWHGNTALSVDGPVIFDPASYWGDRECDIAMTELFGGFPESFYNGYQSVFPLDEGYSQRRDLYNLYHLLNHCNLFGGEYLDQAEHCIRKLDLNSR